One window of the Dermacentor andersoni chromosome 10, qqDerAnde1_hic_scaffold, whole genome shotgun sequence genome contains the following:
- the LOC126544669 gene encoding uncharacterized protein isoform X1 has protein sequence MAYYSPSDHKLTPRPLRPIMVPCSGTPQLAAARAVSVAALNVTPTPGCGYTTAPLSSNDVLALTGTQIATVLQQCGFLSQSGGGTVPITFVSLTPAPGDNAAPPITICCGPSAPGRDVAAGTPAIGYGNAGFAGMSSQPGRGVISGPAQRYGTPGPWTAGGLTSQHGANATSTSGGCGYVPCCDDGALAPQYRRDASSPAGYVGPYDTPACSSGGYSRFPRSQRELNAMPATVQGQFDGKLIVRPAAGCTPYAQPYAQPHAQPYDGPPGPVETDVVQWPESDGSPTQYSLRARGRPRRTVDSQRLSRGAPAVSSRRPISTSLPPRDPSPSPVPSDEMAPVAGLNRSPTSRRSVVSARSRGRVRRRSFVHEQALAREALDEAQDILATVREQMDTRDDFRERMGPRELERFKAAVLQLERALDTQKKEPSMRRRSPPPRE, from the exons ATGGCCTACTACTCGCCTAGCGACCACAAATTAACGCCTCGGCCTCTGAGACCCATAATGGTGCCCTGTTCCGGCACGCCACAATTAGCCGCCGCGAGAGCAGTGTCCGTGGCCGCTCTCAACGTAACTCCAACGCCAGGATGCGGCTACACCACCGCCCCGCTCTCCAGTAACGATGTGTTGGCTCTGACTGGCACCCAAATCGCGACCGTGCTGCAACAGTGCGGTTTTTTATCCCAATCCGGAGGAGGTACCGTGCCCATCACGTTCGTGAGCCTCACACCAGCGCCCGGTGACAATGCTGCTCCACCGATTACTATTTGTTGCGGACCATCTGCACCGGGACGCGACGTCGCTGCCGGCACACCTGCTATAGGCTACGGCAACGCGGGATTTGCCGGGATGTCCTCGCAACCCGGACGTGGCGTCATTTCCGGCCCAGCTCAGCGCTACGGCACTCCGGGACCATGGACTGCCGGCGGCCTGACGTCTCAGCACGGTGCAAACGCCACTTCAACCAGCGGTGGCTGCGGCTACGTGCCCTGTTGCGACGATGGTGCCCTCGCGCCGCAATATCGACGCGATGCCTCCTCGCCCGCCGGTTACGTCGGGCCGTATGATACCCCCGCGTGCAGCTCAGGTGGCTACAGCCGCTTTCCGAGAAGCCAACGAGAGCTGAACGCCATGCCCGCCACCGTGCAGGGCCAGTTTGATGGCAAGCTTATTGTGAGGCCTGCCGCAGGCTGCACGCCTTACGCGCAGCCTTACGCGCAGCCTCACGCGCAGCCTTACGATGGTCCACCCGGACCCGTCGAGACCGACGTGGTACAGTGGCCAGAAAGCGACGGCTCTCCCACGCAGTACAGTCTCCGCGCCAGAGGCAGGCCTAGGCGAACCGTTGACTCACAAAGGCTGAGTCGTGGAGCGCCAGCTGTGAGCAGCCGTCGGCCCATTTCAACTTCGCTTCCACCCAGGGACCCTAGTCCGTCACCTGTGCCGAGCGACGAAATGGCACCCGTGGCAGGACTCAATCGTAGTCCGACGTCCCGGCGAAGCGTCGTCTCCGCTCGTAGCCGTGGAAGGGTCCGCCGCCGCAGCTTTGTTCACGAACAGGCCCTGGCCAGGGAAGCCCTGGACGAAGCCCAGGACATACTGGCTACAGTGAGGGAGCAGATGGACACCAGGGACGACTTCCGGGAAAGGATGGGGCCTCGGGAACTGGAGCGTTTCAAGGCAGCTGTCTTGCAG TTGGAACGTGCCCTGGACACTCAGAAGAAGGAACCCTCCATGCGGCGCCGAAGTCCGCCACCACGAGAGTAG
- the LOC126544680 gene encoding uncharacterized protein, with product MERRKKTRSSKNSTREGESGNGDSAGSGGQRNNRRPTGDALVGAKPSSCRQQALRGFAGNGHQRLAQFVSHLARLRDLVQQVADLQVRRRNLKNEILTLQDENAQLQLALNRERKKMEFLWTAMEKRRRPPGMSPPRPQIRQPLQAAGHFQHGAHPATAPYPLYVDDMGNADGARHASSFLPFLMPWNVNESDVVDFEDFEEDLQHYISYRASSPVESFVEECSALSSFLSLGGAAEAMGANPPMRAHRFQFLDAHRQRLQQECQPQELPIQQEQQQVGRPLQRQQHRLQRQQNRQQQQQQQQQHQQRQQQLLLQHQRSIFRYPRPRRQEGSMRAAPAANENTDAQGEQTTGHDHGSQGDDVTDSGRARGRNAVDLEYEQLPLD from the exons ATGGAGCGCCGCAAGAAGACGAGATCTTCAAAG AATTCAACGCGGGAAGGTGAATCCGGTAACGGAGACTCCGCGGGGTCTGGGGGCCAACGGAATAACCGACGGCCTACGGGAGACGCCCTCGTCGGGGCCAAGCCTTCTTCCTGCCGTCAGCAGGCTCTCCGCGGCTTCGCCGGCAACGGCCACCAGCGCCTCGCCCAGTTCGTGTCACACCTGGCCCGACTGCGAGACCTGGTGCAGCAGGTGGCCGACTTGCAGGTCCGGCGTCGCAACCTCAAGAACGAGATTCTCACCCTTCAAGACGAGAACGCGCAGCTGCAACTGGCGCTGAACAGGGAGCGTAAGAAG ATGGAGTTCCTCTGGACCGCAATGGAGAAGCGGAGGAGGCCGCCGGGTATGTCGCCTCCGCGGCCGCAGATACGGCAGCCCCTGCAAGCAGCCGGCCACTTCCAGCACGGTGCACATCCGGCGACGGCACCGTATCCACTCTACGTGGACGACATGGGTAACGCGGACGGGGCGCGCCACGCCTCGTCCTTCCTTCCGTTCCTCATGCCCTGGAACGTGAACGAGAGTGACGTCGTGGACTTTGAAGACTTTGAGGAAGACCTGCAGCACTACATCTCCTACC GCGCTTCCTCGCCCGTCGAGAGCTTCGTCGAAGAATGCAGCGCTTTGTCCTCCTTCCTGTCCCTCGGAGGAGCCGCGGAGGCCATGGGTGCCAACCCACCGATGCGTGCACATCGCTTCCAGTTTCTAGACGCCCACCGCCAGCGCCTGCAGCAGGAGTGTCAACCGCAGGAACTACCCATCCAGCAAGAACAGCAGCAGGTAGGGCGACCACTACAGCGACAGCAGCATCGCTTACAGCGACAGCAAAATcgacagcaacagcaacagcagcagcagcaacatcaacagcggcagcagcagttaCTACTGCAGCATCAACGCAGCATCTTCCGCTACCCACGCCCGCGCCGCCAAGAGGGGTCCATGCGCGCTGCACCTGCAGCCAACGAAAACACCGACGCTCAGGGGGAGCAAACGACGGGCCACGACCACGGCAGCCAAGgcgatgacgtcacggattcCGGCCGAGCTCGCGGAAGGAACGCGGTGGACCTGGAGTACGAACAGTTGCCCCTGGACTGA